The nucleotide window TCACCGGTCCGCGCCGCCCCGACCACCGACTCGACTCTTTCGCCGACCTGACGGAGGTGGCGGCGTGAGCCGAGAGGACCCCGACCTCCTCCGCGAGGCGCGCGAGGCGGTCGTTGAGTACGCGCCCGCGCTGGCGGACCTGACCCCGGGACGGACCGGGAACCTGAGCGTCCGCGACGGCGACGCCGTGGCGGTCACGCCCACCGGCGTCCCGTACGACTCCTTCGACGCCGTCGACGTGCCCGTCGTCTCGCTCTCGGGCGAGCGGCTGGCCGGCCGGATGGCCCCGTCGAGCGAGGTGCCCATGCACACGGGGATCTACAAGCACGACCGGCCGGGCGCGATCGTCCACACCCACTCGCCGTGGGCGACGACGATGGCGACGCTCCATCGGAAGCTCCCCCCGATCCACTACATGATCGCCGCGGTTGGGCGGGAGGTCCCCTTGGCCGACTACGCGCCGTACGGCACCGAGGAACTGGCCGCGAACGTCGTCGCCGCGATGGCCGAGGCCGACTCCGACGCGGCAATCCTCGCGAACCACGGGCTGGTGGTGACCGGCCCGGACGTCGAGACGGCCGTCGAGAACACCCACCACGTCGAGGACATCTGTCGGCTCTACCTCCGCGCGTCCGCGGTGGGCGAGCCGCACGTCCTCACCGACGAGCAGATGGCGACCGTCGAGGAGCGGTTCGAGAGCTACGGCCAGCAGCCGGACGACGCCTGATACGTCCGCGTCCTCTCCCCGCCCCGTCCGGGCGACGCAGAGCCGGTTTTATAAATACCGGGGCGGGCTACGGGATCGGTATGACAGACACGGAGCCGGCCCCGGCGGTCCGCGAGACCGCCGAGTCGATCGCGACCATGGAGATCCGCGGTGCGGCGACCATCGCCGCCGCGGCCGCCGAGGCGCTCGCCGATCAGGCGGAGGCGGCGGCCGAGGCGGACGCGACCGCGAGCGACCCCGAGGCGTTCCGCGCGTCGATGCGCGCCGCGGGACGCTCCCTCCGCGAGACGCGTCCGACGGCGGTGTCGCTGCCGAACGCCCTCCGATACGTCCTCCAGCGGATGGAAGGGAAGTCGGTCGACGCGCTTCGGGACAGCGTCGTCGACGCGAGCGACGCGTTCGTCCGCCAGCTCGACCGCGCGCAGGAGGACCTCGGAGAGGTCGGTGCGAACCGCCTCGCCGACGGCGACACGGTGATGACGCACTGTCACTCCACCGACGCGCTCGCGTGTATCGAGGCGGCGGTCGAGCAGGGGAAGTCGATATCGGCGGTCGTCAAGGAGACGCGGCCGCGCCAGCAAGGGCACATCACCGCCGAGGCGCTCCGGGAGATGGGCGTCCCCGTCACGCTGATCGTCGACTCGGCGGCGCGGCGGTACCTCGACGAGGTCGACCACGTGGTCGTCGGTGCCGACTCGATCGCCGCGGACGGCGGCGTGATAAACAAGATCGGCACCTCGGGGCTGGCGGTCAACGCCCGCGAGCGCGGCGTCCCGATCATGACCGCGGCCCAGACGATCAAGCTCCACCCGGAGACGCTGACGGGCCACACCGTCGAGATCGAGATGCGCGACGAGGAGGAGGTTATCGACCCGGAGGCCCGCGAGGCGATCGGCGAGATCGCGGTCGAGAACCCGGCGTTCGACGTGACGCCGCCGCGGTACATGGACGCGATCGTCACCGAACACGGGCAGTTCCCTCCGGAGAGCATCGTGGCGCTGATGCGGGAGCTGTTCGGCGAGGGCGCTGCCGAACCGTGGGCAGAGCAATGAGCGGCCGCGACGACGCTGCCCCGGACGGCGACGGCGAGGAGGGCGTCGACGACTGGGACGAGACGGTCGCGGAGTGGGACCGCGAACTCGACGAGTGGGAGGGCGACGACGCGCCCGCCGGCGACGACGGAGCGGCGACGACGGACGGAGCGGCGGCGACCGACGATTCGCCCGCCGACGTCGACGGCGGAGAAAGCGACGACGCGGTCGACCCCGCGGTCGACGCCGACCCGGACCTGAGTCCCGAGGACGGCGCTCGCGTGCCGAAGGTCGTCTCCGCGGGCCACATCAACTGGGACGTGACGATCCACGTCGACAGCCTCCCGGAGCCGGACGGCGAGACCCGGATCGAGCGGCTCGAACAGTCCGGCGGCGGCAGCGCCGCGAACGTCGCGGTCGGGCTCGTCGATCTGGGCGGCCAGTCGGTCGTCTACGGCAGCGTCGGCGGCGACGAGTCGGGTGCGCTGGCGCTGCGCGAGCTGTCGAAGGCCGGCGTCGACCCCGGACAGGTGCTCGTCGACGCCGCCGAGCCGACCTCGGTGAAGTACGTCATCGTCGACGGCGGCGGCGAGCTGCTCATGCTCGCCAACGACGGTGCGAACGAGTCGTTCTCGGCGGCCGGACTCGACCGCGACACGCTCGCGGCCGCCGACCACCTCCACCTCACCGGGCAACAGCCCGAGACCGCGGCGGCGCTCGCGACCGCGGCCGCGGAGGCGGGCGCGA belongs to Halorubrum sp. DM2 and includes:
- a CDS encoding PfkB family carbohydrate kinase codes for the protein MSGRDDAAPDGDGEEGVDDWDETVAEWDRELDEWEGDDAPAGDDGAATTDGAAATDDSPADVDGGESDDAVDPAVDADPDLSPEDGARVPKVVSAGHINWDVTIHVDSLPEPDGETRIERLEQSGGGSAANVAVGLVDLGGQSVVYGSVGGDESGALALRELSKAGVDPGQVLVDAAEPTSVKYVIVDGGGELLMLANDGANESFSAAGLDRDTLAAADHLHLTGQQPETAAALATAAAEAGATRSFDPGRRVADREFDAALAASDVLFVNDREADALDAGTDVDPWEPDDRVVAIKLGDEGATVRTPHGSVSHPGFDVDPVDTTGAGDAFAAGFLAAALREPEITGDGFSHDPRDYQVPILVANACGAVATESVTARTDLSWERVRETMGESPETDLLIEVRA
- a CDS encoding ribose 1,5-bisphosphate isomerase; amino-acid sequence: MTDTEPAPAVRETAESIATMEIRGAATIAAAAAEALADQAEAAAEADATASDPEAFRASMRAAGRSLRETRPTAVSLPNALRYVLQRMEGKSVDALRDSVVDASDAFVRQLDRAQEDLGEVGANRLADGDTVMTHCHSTDALACIEAAVEQGKSISAVVKETRPRQQGHITAEALREMGVPVTLIVDSAARRYLDEVDHVVVGADSIAADGGVINKIGTSGLAVNARERGVPIMTAAQTIKLHPETLTGHTVEIEMRDEEEVIDPEAREAIGEIAVENPAFDVTPPRYMDAIVTEHGQFPPESIVALMRELFGEGAAEPWAEQ
- a CDS encoding class II aldolase/adducin family protein; this translates as MSREDPDLLREAREAVVEYAPALADLTPGRTGNLSVRDGDAVAVTPTGVPYDSFDAVDVPVVSLSGERLAGRMAPSSEVPMHTGIYKHDRPGAIVHTHSPWATTMATLHRKLPPIHYMIAAVGREVPLADYAPYGTEELAANVVAAMAEADSDAAILANHGLVVTGPDVETAVENTHHVEDICRLYLRASAVGEPHVLTDEQMATVEERFESYGQQPDDA